The following nucleotide sequence is from Deinococcus terrestris.
GGGGGGGAAGAACCTGTTCCGGACCTGCCCGAACCGCTCCGGACCATCCTCGCGCCCACCCACGGCACACTGATGTTCCAGGAGCAGATTCTGCGCATCGCGGTGCACTACGCGGGATACTCGTGGCCGGACGCCGACCGCTTCCGGAGTCGGTTGAGCAAGGTGGAAGACCCGGAGGAACTGGCCCGGCTCCGCGACCTGTTCATCTCCGGGGCCGCGCTGACCACTGGCGCCTTCCCGGACGAGGCGGAGGAGGTTTTCGGGATGTGTGCGGCCTTTCGGGGCTACGGGTTCGCCGAGAGTCACGCGCACGCCTTCGCGCAGCACTCCTACGCTTCCGCCTGGATGCGGCAGCACCACCCGGCAGCGTTTCTGGCCGGGGTCCTGACGGAGGCGCCGGGGATGTGGCCCGCGAGCACGGTGAGTCATGAAGCGGGGCGCTGGGGCGTGTCCCTCCTCCCTGTCTGCATCAACCGCAGTGGGGTGAGTTACCGGGCGGAGACGGGGAAGGCCGTGCGCGTGCCCCTCAGCGCCGTGAAGGGGGTGAGCGTGGAGGCGACCCGGAGCATCGTGCAGGAACGGTTGAGCGGCGGAAAGTTTCTGTCCGTCGAGGACTTCTATGACCGCGTGGAGGTGAAGCGGGACGCGCTGGAGGCCCTGGTACGGGCGGGGGCGTTCGACCGGGTGGACCGGTTGAAAAACCGCCGGGAGGCCCTGTACGTGCTCCAGACGGTCGCCCACGCGAGAAGGGCGGGTACGCGGGCACTCCTGGGCCTTCAGCCCGGCGCACCGGACCTGCCCGACCTGCCCCTGGACGAACTGGCGGCGCTGGACCTCCAGACAAAAGGCGTCTCGGAAACTGGGCGTCATCCCCTGGACGCGCACCGGGCGAGGCTGCGCGACGTGGGGTGTGTGCCCGTCGGGGCACTTCGGCACGGTCAGGAAGCCTGGACAGCGGGGCTGATCGCGGCGAGGCAGCGCCCTCCGACCGCTCGCGGCTTTGCGTTCTATGTGCTGGAGGACAGCTCCGGCCGGGTCCAGGCCGTGATCAGCCCGGAGTTGTGGGAAGCGCACCGGGTCCTGCTGCGCGACGCGCGGGCGCTGATCGTGCAGGGAGAGGTGACGGCCAGAGGTCGGGCCATCACGCTGCGGGTCATGCGGCTCAGCGAGCTGCCGGTGGCCGGCTGGGCGAGTGCGGCCGATTAACGGGGCCGTCTGCTCTTACGCCCTCGAGAGGGCCTGTTCGGTATGGGCAGCCTGCTTGCCGTCCTCCAGCTCGACGATGTACCGGGGGTCTTCCTGGCTGGCCCGGTAGTGAAAGCCGCCGTCCTCGCCGTCCTCGTGCGCGATCCGAACGATCTTGCCGTGCGCTTCGCCGCCGTGGCTCTGCCACGTCACCCGGTCACCGACCTTGAATGCCATGCAACCACAGTGCCATGCCGCTCCTGGCCATCCTGTTGGGAGCCCCACAAACGCCGGGGATAGGGCGAGTGCGGCACGTATCAGGGAGCTTCTGTTGGAGCGTCAACTGTAGTCTGTCTGGTGCTCGCCGAGAGGAGACGAGGGCGGATCAGGAAACGGCACCCACGGTTGGTCATGACGGGCCCGCATTTGTCCAGTTCCATTCGTCTCCAGCACCACGGTGTACCCGTGCTGTTGCAGGGCCAAGGCCGCTGCCCACGTTTGCGCTGTGGGTGCCCGGCGTCTCAGCACGTCCACCAACGCCTGACCCGCCGCGGGCACATCAATCATCCCAAGTGCTGAAATGGCGGCACTCTGGGCATTCGGGAACCCGTCCAGGGCCACCTGGTGGAGCGTGGGGACCGCTGCCTCCCACTCACGAAGTCCTAGCTGAATGCAGGCGTGTTCCACCACTCCCAGCCCCTGGTCCAGGGCAAAGGGAATGATCTGATCTGTGTCCTGATACGGCAGCAGGGTCATCGCGGTGGAGACCGCGGCCAGACGATCCTCCTCGTCCTCGCTGTTCTGCCAAGTCTCCAGGTAGTAGGCCGCCAAAGCCCGGTCTGAGGCCAGTTCTGCCGTTGTATGGCGGTCCACCCGTGCCGGATAGTCCCGGCTCATCGCCCTGAATTCCCAGTGCATTCTGCGGTTGCCACTGGCGATCAGATGCGTGAGGAACGACGGCACGCTCCGGAAGACGGGTTCGGCGGTGGGCTCGTCATGGTCATACAGGCCGACCTTGCCGAGGAGGGGACCGGACAGGTAGACGAACGCATGGTTGCCGTGGTCGTCCGCGAAAAACACCCGAGCCTCTGCGGGCAGACCGGACCAGTCATCGCCGTCCTGGAGAAGGTCCTGCACTTCCTGGAGACTGAGCAGCCGGAAGACCAGGGCTGTCTGGGAGGCGTCCTGTCCATCAAAAGCGCGGTAGAGCGCGGCGAGAGATGCTGGCAGGGGAGAGCCGAGTGCCTCCCCCAGGTGAAGCAACTGGGCGTTGGTGGCGGGCGGCCGGGTGGCGACGTCGAGGGTCTGAAGCACATCCATCAGGCCGTCCATGTGATCAGTGTAATCGCGCCTCACACACACGCCTGACATGCTTGCCCTATTCCAACGCGAGGTCTACTGACCTTGCCCCTCCAGATCGCAGCCGGTCCGGCACTCCCCGACTGAAGCTCATGACACCTTCATCACACGTTCATCTCTGGGTTGGACGAGCTCTCCCCGGAGGTGTCCCCATGAAGCGTGTCCTGCTGTTGCCCATCCTGCTGCTCGCCGCCTGTTCCCAGACCCCCATGCCCGTCGCCACCGACCCCTACGACCGCCTGATCGCGGACGTGGGCGGCGAGGTGGCCCTTAGCGAGCGGACGCGCGACATGACCCCCGAGCAGGCCCGCGCCTTCTTTGCCGGATACGGTATGGGCTACCGCCATCACGACGCCCTGAGCGCCCAGCTCGCCGACGGCTGCCCGCGACGGTTCAGCGGCAGTGACCTGAACACCTGGCATTCCATCGGCGGGGGGTACTACTACATTGACGCCGAGGGCCGACCCCGCAGCGCCTACCGGTACCTTCCTCCCATCAGCGCGGCGGCCCGCGACACCACCTGCCAGGGGACCGTGGGCAACCTGGACAACGCGGCCGGGTACGACGGCGGGCACCTGATCGGCAGCCAGCTCGGGGGTTGGGGGCGGCGGGCCAACATGGCCCCGCAGCAGGAGAACTTCAACCGCGGCAACTACGCGCAGATCGAGAATCAGGCGGCGCTGTGCACGCGGCTGGCGACCAACAGCCTGACCTATCTGGCGCGGGTGACCTACCCGACTCCGGGCACGAATACGCCGAGCACCTGGACGCTGGAATTCAAGGTGAACGGAGAAGTGTTCACGCGGACCTTCGACAACGCGGCGTACGGTGGCTCCAATGGCACGACCTACCGCCAGCAGGCGGTGAGTTGGCTGATCAGCAAGGGGTGCAGCTAAAAGAGGATGCGGGCGGCGTCGAGAAAGGATGCCTGCCCACCCAGCCGGACGTCGTCACCCTTCACGGTGACGCGTCCGGCCCCGATCTGCTCGGCCACCCAGCAGAAGAACGCGGGAAGGTTGGGGGCCAGGACCAGCCGCTCGCGCTCGTCCGGCCCGTAGGTGATGATCTGTCCGGCCTTTCCCGCCGGGCCAGGGTCGAGATCCACGGCCAGACCGTTGCCTGCGCCGTCCGAAGCGAAGGGGAGCCAGCGAGCACTGAAGGTAACCGGTTGAACGGCCCCCGCTGGCCTGCTGGTGAGGCTGGCATCGTCGGCCGCCAGCTCCAGCCAGGCCGCATGTTCACGGACCACCTCATCCAGCGGCAACCACGTCAGGCCCAGCAGAACGCCCGGCAGGGGGGCGTCCTGACCGTCCGCGGCCTGATAGGTGTCCCGAACCTCCTGGGGAAAGGGAAACCCCAGGCTGGTTTCCGCGGCGTCCAGAGCGGCAGAGGTCACCCCAGCACGGACATGCGCCCGGACCTGGGGGAAGTGCTGCGCGAGCACGCGGGCCAGAGTCAGGGCACTCATGAGGGCAGGATACGGGGCTGCGGGGGGCAGGAAAGCGTCTACAGGGCCGCGTTCTGCCCGGTCCAGTGGCCCCGCTGCGGTGCCCGGCTGGCCGGGGGCTGCCTCCCTGCGTAGGCTGCGCTGTCGGCGGCCTCGGAGGCTGGTGCGTTCAGGGTGACGGACGGCGGATGAGAGCGCAACAGGAGATGGGTTGAACCCATTTCACCAGATCACGGT
It contains:
- a CDS encoding hypervirulence associated TUDOR domain-containing protein, encoding MAFKVGDRVTWQSHGGEAHGKIVRIAHEDGEDGGFHYRASQEDPRYIVELEDGKQAAHTEQALSRA
- a CDS encoding HEAT repeat domain-containing protein, which produces MDGLMDVLQTLDVATRPPATNAQLLHLGEALGSPLPASLAALYRAFDGQDASQTALVFRLLSLQEVQDLLQDGDDWSGLPAEARVFFADDHGNHAFVYLSGPLLGKVGLYDHDEPTAEPVFRSVPSFLTHLIASGNRRMHWEFRAMSRDYPARVDRHTTAELASDRALAAYYLETWQNSEDEEDRLAAVSTAMTLLPYQDTDQIIPFALDQGLGVVEHACIQLGLREWEAAVPTLHQVALDGFPNAQSAAISALGMIDVPAAGQALVDVLRRRAPTAQTWAAALALQQHGYTVVLETNGTGQMRARHDQPWVPFPDPPSSPLGEHQTDYS
- a CDS encoding DNA/RNA non-specific endonuclease, producing MKRVLLLPILLLAACSQTPMPVATDPYDRLIADVGGEVALSERTRDMTPEQARAFFAGYGMGYRHHDALSAQLADGCPRRFSGSDLNTWHSIGGGYYYIDAEGRPRSAYRYLPPISAAARDTTCQGTVGNLDNAAGYDGGHLIGSQLGGWGRRANMAPQQENFNRGNYAQIENQAALCTRLATNSLTYLARVTYPTPGTNTPSTWTLEFKVNGEVFTRTFDNAAYGGSNGTTYRQQAVSWLISKGCS
- a CDS encoding SMI1/KNR4 family protein, which codes for MSALTLARVLAQHFPQVRAHVRAGVTSAALDAAETSLGFPFPQEVRDTYQAADGQDAPLPGVLLGLTWLPLDEVVREHAAWLELAADDASLTSRPAGAVQPVTFSARWLPFASDGAGNGLAVDLDPGPAGKAGQIITYGPDERERLVLAPNLPAFFCWVAEQIGAGRVTVKGDDVRLGGQASFLDAARILF